A stretch of the Cumulibacter soli genome encodes the following:
- a CDS encoding MaoC/PaaZ C-terminal domain-containing protein, producing MENVNTRPLTATREEPTIWVDDINVGDTFDLGEIIADADEILEFARRFDPQWYHVDPEQAKESFWGGLIASGWWTASSMMGLYARNFLSKIAPDASPGVENLRWRKAVYPGDVLRLHILCTEKKSSSRGPHLQTLTFDWELKRGEEVVASMSGRGWFHKRPTG from the coding sequence ATGGAGAACGTCAACACGCGCCCGCTCACCGCGACCCGCGAGGAGCCCACGATCTGGGTCGACGACATCAACGTCGGCGATACGTTCGACCTCGGCGAGATCATCGCCGACGCCGACGAGATTCTCGAGTTCGCGCGGCGATTCGACCCGCAGTGGTACCACGTGGACCCCGAGCAGGCGAAGGAGAGCTTCTGGGGCGGATTGATCGCCAGCGGATGGTGGACCGCCTCATCGATGATGGGGCTGTACGCGCGCAACTTCTTATCGAAGATCGCCCCAGACGCCTCTCCCGGCGTCGAGAACTTGCGCTGGCGCAAAGCGGTGTATCCGGGCGATGTCCTGCGTCTGCATATCTTGTGCACCGAGAAGAAGTCGTCCTCGCGCGGCCCGCACCTTCAGACGCTGACGTTCGACTGGGAACTCAAGCGCGGCGAGGAGGTCGTGGCGTCGATGAGCGGCCGCGGCTGGTTCCACAAGCGCCCTACCGGCTGA
- a CDS encoding AAA family ATPase: MRLHSLSMTAIGPYVDNQRIDFDALADDGLFLFTGPTGAGKSTVLDAVTYALYGKLPGNRDGHLSRLKSDFAAPQQTPEVVLEVTVAAERLRIRRTPAFDRPSKRNPHKVTTQRSTVAVERWVDGAWLGVEGARTEQVANQWLHEKIGLNADQFTQVVLLPQGQFAEFLHANDDVREKLLTSLFDAHRFKEVESWFEERQRAEAALAAEADERVRTLRTRAQTIADLGDGDLPEVVDVAYFEDLAVRHQTAANETAVALEVAKRLRDEAEHRVRDAEAITGLLAERADARALRETVESRRAEMIELRERVEQASAAAPIAPLIAARDERAKTETRAEIALCAARDALGAQVPDTAALTADLSDARARVRALTAERGALNEQVSAERSLSTRERELVEAESQSQRAAADVSALKQTQAELPALRDAAFSRITDLRERAAILDDAQAAVVELTRALSAANEGAQLRPRLREAEDFVRDKRDGVLGAREYLSDLRDKRIAGMAAEIASGLRAGEACAVCGSTTHPQPARPADDAPSVEQIELAEAKVEQARHVLSAAESSAAEHREKIAAAQAIADGREADELTELLANAVARRDGAAAAAEELPQAQSALRLIEDEIAEGERRLAEAIAYADELSAVHREAADDLERCRNSVEQARAGYESVAERVAGIDTEIELIEAYVNAHVTYDAAQAELAAATQAASAAANREGFCSVEEALAASMGKEALVAAREQIAAFERDDASAQTRLSDPRLAELPDTAPDVETLRAAADDARSAEEAARDAHTMQADRRDRLTDLSTQARGDVADALATSARAAEVRELALLVRGLGANSKKMNLTAYFLAARLEQVSEVASEHLRVMSSGRYTLRHTDVRRTARGHGGLGLEVFDAFTGKPRPPHSLSGGETFVASLALALGLAEVVTAETGAMTLDSLFIDEGFGSLDPDTLDQAMSVLDGLRQVGRTIGVISHVEEMRTRITNQLVIERTDQGSRVLPH, from the coding sequence ATGAGACTGCATTCGCTCAGCATGACCGCGATCGGGCCGTACGTCGACAACCAACGCATCGACTTCGATGCGCTGGCCGACGATGGGTTGTTCCTGTTCACCGGGCCGACCGGCGCGGGTAAGTCGACCGTCCTCGATGCGGTCACCTACGCCCTGTACGGCAAGTTACCGGGCAATCGCGACGGTCACCTGTCGCGACTCAAGAGCGACTTCGCCGCCCCGCAGCAGACTCCCGAGGTCGTGCTCGAGGTGACGGTCGCCGCCGAACGTCTGCGGATTCGTCGTACGCCGGCCTTCGATCGGCCGTCCAAGCGCAATCCGCACAAGGTCACTACGCAGCGTTCCACCGTCGCCGTCGAACGGTGGGTCGATGGCGCGTGGCTTGGTGTCGAAGGTGCGCGTACGGAGCAAGTCGCGAATCAGTGGTTGCACGAGAAGATCGGATTGAACGCCGATCAATTCACCCAGGTCGTACTACTACCGCAGGGCCAGTTCGCCGAGTTCTTGCACGCGAATGACGACGTCCGCGAGAAGTTGCTGACCTCGCTGTTCGACGCGCATCGATTCAAAGAGGTCGAGTCCTGGTTCGAAGAGCGGCAGCGTGCCGAAGCGGCGCTCGCTGCCGAGGCTGATGAGCGCGTTCGGACGCTGCGTACCCGGGCTCAAACCATCGCCGATCTCGGCGATGGCGATCTACCCGAAGTCGTCGATGTCGCATATTTCGAGGATCTGGCCGTCCGACACCAGACGGCTGCGAACGAGACCGCGGTGGCGCTTGAGGTGGCGAAGCGGTTGCGGGACGAGGCCGAGCACCGCGTGCGCGATGCCGAGGCGATCACCGGGCTGCTGGCTGAACGCGCCGACGCGCGGGCGTTGCGGGAGACGGTGGAATCGCGGCGGGCCGAGATGATCGAGCTGCGTGAGCGGGTGGAGCAGGCGAGCGCCGCCGCGCCGATCGCGCCGTTGATCGCTGCCCGCGATGAGCGCGCGAAGACCGAGACTCGAGCCGAGATTGCTTTGTGCGCCGCGCGTGACGCCCTCGGGGCACAGGTGCCGGATACCGCGGCGCTCACCGCAGACCTGTCCGACGCCCGAGCGCGAGTTCGCGCGTTGACTGCCGAACGTGGCGCGCTCAACGAGCAGGTCAGCGCCGAGAGATCGCTCTCGACGCGCGAGCGCGAGCTGGTCGAGGCCGAGTCTCAGTCACAACGGGCCGCCGCCGACGTGAGCGCGCTGAAGCAGACGCAGGCCGAACTTCCAGCGCTACGCGACGCTGCCTTCTCGAGGATCACCGACTTGCGTGAGCGGGCGGCGATCCTCGACGACGCTCAGGCGGCGGTCGTCGAGTTGACGCGCGCGCTGAGTGCCGCGAACGAAGGGGCGCAGCTTCGGCCGCGGCTGCGGGAAGCGGAGGATTTCGTCCGCGATAAGCGCGACGGCGTGCTTGGCGCCCGCGAGTACCTCAGCGACTTACGCGATAAGCGGATCGCAGGTATGGCCGCGGAGATCGCATCTGGTTTACGTGCGGGCGAGGCGTGCGCGGTCTGCGGTAGCACCACCCATCCGCAGCCGGCGCGACCTGCCGATGACGCGCCGTCTGTCGAGCAGATTGAGTTGGCCGAGGCCAAGGTTGAGCAAGCCCGACACGTACTCAGCGCTGCCGAATCAAGTGCTGCTGAGCACCGCGAGAAGATTGCGGCAGCGCAGGCGATCGCTGACGGCCGCGAGGCCGACGAGTTGACGGAGTTACTGGCGAACGCGGTGGCGCGTCGCGATGGCGCGGCGGCCGCAGCAGAAGAGTTGCCCCAGGCGCAGTCTGCGCTGAGACTCATCGAGGATGAGATCGCCGAGGGCGAGCGGCGGCTCGCCGAGGCGATCGCGTACGCGGACGAGCTATCGGCCGTACACCGCGAGGCGGCAGATGACCTCGAACGGTGCCGGAACAGTGTCGAGCAGGCGCGCGCCGGATACGAGTCGGTGGCCGAGCGGGTCGCTGGTATCGATACCGAAATCGAACTCATCGAGGCTTACGTGAATGCACACGTGACGTACGACGCGGCGCAGGCCGAACTCGCGGCGGCGACACAAGCGGCCTCGGCCGCGGCCAATCGCGAAGGGTTCTGCTCCGTCGAGGAGGCCCTGGCCGCGTCTATGGGCAAGGAGGCGTTGGTGGCGGCGCGCGAGCAGATCGCCGCGTTCGAGCGCGATGACGCCAGCGCGCAGACGCGTCTGTCCGATCCCAGGCTCGCCGAGTTACCCGATACGGCTCCCGACGTCGAGACGCTGCGCGCGGCAGCGGATGACGCGCGCAGCGCGGAGGAGGCTGCCCGTGACGCGCACACCATGCAGGCCGATCGACGCGATCGACTCACTGACCTGAGCACGCAGGCGCGCGGTGACGTGGCCGACGCGCTCGCGACGTCCGCCCGTGCCGCTGAGGTGCGCGAACTCGCGCTGCTCGTGCGCGGGCTGGGCGCGAACTCGAAGAAGATGAACCTGACCGCGTACTTCCTGGCGGCGCGGCTCGAGCAGGTGAGCGAGGTGGCGAGCGAACACTTACGAGTGATGTCTTCGGGCCGGTACACCTTGCGGCACACCGACGTTCGGCGTACGGCGCGCGGGCACGGCGGACTAGGGCTGGAAGTGTTTGACGCGTTTACCGGCAAGCCACGACCGCCACATTCCTTATCTGGTGGGGAGACGTTCGTGGCGTCGCTGGCGCTGGCGCTGGGGCTGGCCGAGGTGGTGACCGCCGAGACCGGCGCGATGACCCTCGACTCGCTGTTCATCGATGAAGGGTTTGGTTCGCTCGATCCGGACACCCTCGACCAGGCGATGAGCGTGCTGGATGGTCTGCGGCAGGTCGGGCGGACCATCGGCGTGATCAGTCACGTTGAGGAGATGCGCACCCGAATTACGAACCAACTCGTCATCGAACGTACCGATCAAGGCTCTCGCGTCCTGCCGCACTAG
- a CDS encoding exonuclease SbcCD subunit D yields the protein MRILHTSDWHVGRRFNEHEVLDDLGLVLDELVAVVRGQEIDVVIIAGDVFDRAAPSAESVAFLSERLRLIRDAGAQIVMISGNHDGASRLGYGSWAAAAGGLHIITRVDQIGTPVELCDEHGPVYFYGIPFLDPKIDRGHFGDDQLISHELILDAAMDRVRADIADRDARRSVVLAHCFAVAGERGGALPVGAEIADDITDSMRSIACGGVEVAPTAVFEGATYVALGHLHSRKSIAENIRYSGSPLAYSFGDRGERGAWLLELNADGIERIDPVALPTPRRLTTITGRIADLLEDPRYDPFTDDWITAIITDPSYPLEAMRRLRARFEYCVRLEFRPDEASASDGLSYAQRVSGKSDEQLTAGFAEEMRGGVPLSDIETELVREAFEALRAQEARS from the coding sequence ATGCGGATTTTGCACACCTCCGACTGGCACGTAGGTCGCCGATTCAACGAGCATGAGGTGCTCGATGATCTCGGGCTCGTCCTCGACGAGCTCGTTGCGGTCGTGCGCGGTCAGGAGATCGACGTCGTCATCATCGCCGGTGACGTTTTCGATAGGGCTGCGCCGTCGGCGGAGTCGGTGGCGTTCTTGTCCGAGCGGCTCCGGCTGATCCGCGATGCCGGCGCGCAGATCGTGATGATCAGCGGCAACCACGATGGCGCCTCGCGTCTGGGTTACGGGAGTTGGGCGGCGGCGGCCGGCGGGCTGCACATCATTACCCGCGTCGATCAGATCGGTACGCCGGTCGAACTGTGCGATGAGCACGGGCCGGTCTACTTCTACGGGATCCCGTTCCTGGACCCGAAGATCGATCGTGGCCATTTCGGCGACGACCAGCTCATCAGCCACGAACTGATCCTAGATGCTGCGATGGACCGGGTGCGCGCTGATATCGCCGATCGTGATGCGCGGCGCTCGGTTGTCCTGGCGCACTGTTTCGCCGTCGCTGGAGAGCGGGGCGGCGCGCTGCCGGTCGGTGCGGAGATTGCCGACGACATCACCGACTCGATGCGCTCGATCGCCTGTGGCGGCGTTGAGGTCGCACCCACTGCAGTATTCGAGGGAGCGACGTACGTCGCTCTCGGTCACCTGCACTCCCGCAAGAGCATCGCGGAGAACATCCGCTACAGCGGGTCACCGTTGGCTTACTCCTTCGGCGATCGCGGTGAGCGTGGCGCATGGCTGCTGGAGCTGAATGCCGACGGAATCGAGCGGATCGACCCGGTCGCGCTACCGACCCCTCGTCGACTGACCACCATCACCGGCCGGATCGCCGATCTGCTTGAGGACCCGCGATACGACCCCTTCACCGACGACTGGATCACCGCGATCATCACCGATCCGAGCTACCCCCTGGAGGCGATGCGTCGGTTACGGGCGAGGTTCGAATATTGCGTCCGGTTGGAGTTCCGCCCGGATGAAGCCAGCGCGTCCGATGGACTCAGTTACGCACAGCGGGTGTCCGGTAAGAGCGACGAACAACTGACCGCGGGCTTCGCCGAGGAGATGCGCGGCGGGGTCCCGCTCAGCGACATCGAGACCGAGTTGGTGCGTGAGGCCTTCGAAGCGCTCCGGGCGCAGGAGGCTCGTTCATGA
- a CDS encoding PH domain-containing protein, with protein sequence MGFPENILTKDEKVVRTLHPHWLTVLMPTILGIVIIAAAAVIVWLTPVDPTWDIVDWVVIAIAVIALLWFVLVPFLRWRTTHYVFTNKRVAVRRGILSKSGQDIALSKITDVSFHQSLLDRITRSGTLNIETAGDSDDEDFNNIPRSNEVQQLLNRLIEDDSAARGGFGMAAFQGHHAPPSTEFDGPVRDRHSAPPSRGRGDTSTYDTPPPQSDTRPPQDAWETGRTETRPYDAPDSHGGWETPPAR encoded by the coding sequence GTGGGATTTCCCGAGAACATACTGACCAAGGACGAAAAGGTCGTGCGGACCCTGCATCCGCATTGGCTCACGGTCCTCATGCCGACGATTTTGGGAATCGTCATCATCGCGGCCGCTGCGGTCATCGTGTGGCTTACCCCGGTCGACCCCACCTGGGACATCGTCGACTGGGTCGTGATCGCGATCGCCGTCATTGCGCTGCTGTGGTTCGTGCTGGTGCCGTTCCTGAGGTGGCGCACGACCCACTACGTCTTCACGAACAAGCGAGTCGCCGTACGGCGCGGCATTCTGTCCAAGTCGGGGCAGGACATCGCGCTGTCGAAGATCACCGACGTGTCCTTTCATCAGTCGCTGCTGGATCGGATTACCCGTTCGGGCACGCTGAACATCGAGACCGCCGGCGACAGCGACGATGAGGACTTCAACAACATCCCCCGCAGCAATGAGGTCCAGCAGTTGCTGAATCGACTGATCGAGGACGACTCGGCCGCGCGTGGCGGCTTTGGGATGGCCGCATTCCAGGGACACCACGCACCACCGAGCACCGAGTTCGATGGGCCGGTCCGTGACCGGCATTCCGCCCCGCCGAGTCGCGGGAGAGGGGATACGTCGACGTATGACACTCCGCCCCCACAGTCCGATACACGGCCGCCTCAGGATGCGTGGGAGACCGGCCGCACCGAAACCCGGCCGTACGATGCGCCCGATTCGCACGGCGGCTGGGAAACCCCGCCGGCCCGCTGA
- a CDS encoding biotin--[acetyl-CoA-carboxylase] ligase — protein MLNADLVRRDLDPFWTSLEVVEQTGSTNDDVLAAAGAGTPQGMVRVAEFQSAGRGRLSRQWEAPPRSSVMFSVLLRPSVPMSRWGWIPLLTGLAIHDVLLAAGADVALKWPNDVQLGPERKKCGGILTQATADAVVVGIGLNAISYDGMPEVAAAIDTQWQVEREDLLRRILNSLASRYVAWDRNDGSMSDVLDAYRAACGTIGQRVKVILPGVDDPVIGTAHDVDADGRLMVQRESGEELIVGAGDVVHVRPVR, from the coding sequence ATGCTCAATGCCGACCTGGTGCGCCGCGACCTAGACCCGTTCTGGACCTCGCTGGAGGTCGTGGAACAGACCGGTTCGACGAACGACGATGTGCTGGCCGCCGCCGGCGCCGGTACGCCTCAGGGAATGGTGCGGGTCGCGGAGTTTCAGTCCGCCGGACGCGGACGGCTCTCGCGGCAGTGGGAAGCGCCGCCAAGATCATCGGTGATGTTCTCGGTACTGCTGCGTCCGAGCGTGCCGATGAGCCGGTGGGGCTGGATTCCGCTACTGACCGGGCTGGCGATCCACGACGTACTGCTGGCGGCCGGCGCCGATGTCGCGCTGAAGTGGCCGAACGACGTACAACTCGGGCCCGAGCGCAAGAAATGCGGCGGGATCCTCACCCAGGCCACGGCCGATGCTGTGGTGGTCGGTATCGGGCTGAACGCAATCTCGTACGACGGCATGCCCGAGGTCGCAGCGGCGATCGACACTCAGTGGCAGGTTGAGCGCGAGGATCTGCTGCGCAGGATACTGAACTCGTTGGCCTCGAGATATGTCGCGTGGGACCGTAATGACGGGTCGATGTCCGACGTCCTCGATGCATACCGCGCGGCGTGCGGCACCATCGGCCAGCGGGTCAAGGTCATCCTGCCGGGCGTTGATGATCCGGTAATCGGCACCGCGCACGATGTCGATGCTGACGGACGCCTGATGGTGCAGCGCGAATCCGGGGAAGAACTGATCGTCGGCGCCGGGGACGTCGTACACGTCCGCCCGGTCCGGTAA
- a CDS encoding acyl-CoA carboxylase subunit beta: MTDTVNEAPEIDLTTTAGKIADLERRKAEVAHAGSAVAVEKQHARGKKTARERIDMLLDEGSFIEMDKYARHRSTAFGQEKNRPYGDGVVTGYGTIDGRQVAVFAQDFTVFGGSLGEVFGEKIVKVMDFAMKIGCPVIGLNDSGGARIQEGVVSLGLYGEIFQRNVWASGVVPQISVIMGPCAGGAVYSPAITDFTVMVDQTSHMFITGPDVIKTVTGEDVGMEELGGAKTHNATSGVAHYMGSDEEEALEYVKAILSYLPSNNLDLAPETEGQGEDLSGREEDIWLDTAIPDSPNTPYDMKQVIEHVVDDGEYLEVQPLFAPNILCGFARIDGQSVGIVANQPMQFAGTLDIDASEKAARFVRTCDAFNVPVVTFVDVPGFLPGTAQEWNGIIRRGAKLIYAYAEATVPKVTVITRKAYGGAYDVMGSKHLGADINLSWPTGQIAVMGAQGAVNILHRNTLKAVEAEGGDVEAKRQELIDEYEQTLANPYIAAERGYIDTVINPQNTRLNVTRALRALKNKRQTLPPKKHGNIPL, encoded by the coding sequence GTGACCGATACCGTTAATGAAGCACCCGAGATCGATCTGACCACCACCGCTGGAAAGATCGCCGACCTGGAGCGCCGCAAGGCCGAGGTCGCCCACGCAGGCTCCGCGGTTGCCGTGGAAAAGCAGCACGCCCGCGGTAAGAAGACCGCCCGCGAGCGAATTGACATGCTGCTCGACGAGGGCAGTTTCATCGAGATGGACAAGTACGCGCGGCACCGTTCGACCGCATTCGGCCAGGAAAAGAACCGGCCGTACGGCGACGGCGTCGTCACCGGCTACGGCACGATCGACGGCCGTCAGGTCGCCGTGTTCGCCCAGGACTTCACCGTGTTCGGTGGTTCGCTCGGCGAGGTCTTCGGCGAGAAGATCGTCAAGGTCATGGACTTCGCGATGAAGATCGGCTGCCCCGTGATCGGCCTGAACGACTCCGGCGGCGCGCGCATCCAGGAGGGCGTCGTTTCGCTCGGCCTGTACGGCGAGATCTTTCAGCGCAACGTCTGGGCCTCGGGCGTCGTCCCGCAGATCTCCGTGATCATGGGCCCCTGCGCTGGTGGCGCGGTGTACTCCCCCGCGATCACCGACTTCACTGTCATGGTCGACCAGACCTCGCACATGTTCATCACCGGTCCTGACGTGATCAAGACCGTCACCGGCGAAGACGTCGGTATGGAAGAGCTGGGCGGCGCGAAGACGCATAACGCCACCTCCGGCGTCGCGCATTACATGGGCAGCGACGAGGAAGAAGCGCTGGAGTACGTCAAGGCGATCCTGTCGTACCTGCCGTCGAACAACCTCGACCTCGCCCCCGAGACCGAGGGCCAGGGCGAGGACCTCTCCGGCCGCGAAGAGGACATCTGGCTGGACACGGCAATCCCGGACTCGCCGAACACGCCGTACGACATGAAGCAGGTCATCGAGCACGTCGTCGATGACGGCGAGTACCTCGAGGTACAGCCGTTGTTCGCGCCGAACATCCTGTGCGGCTTCGCCCGGATCGACGGACAGAGCGTCGGCATCGTGGCGAACCAGCCGATGCAGTTCGCCGGCACCCTGGACATCGACGCCTCGGAGAAGGCCGCGCGGTTCGTGCGCACCTGCGACGCGTTCAACGTCCCGGTCGTCACCTTCGTCGACGTTCCCGGCTTCCTACCCGGTACCGCGCAGGAGTGGAACGGCATCATCCGCCGCGGCGCGAAGTTGATCTACGCGTACGCCGAGGCGACGGTCCCGAAGGTCACCGTGATTACCCGTAAGGCGTACGGCGGCGCGTACGACGTGATGGGTTCCAAGCACCTCGGCGCAGACATCAACCTGTCCTGGCCCACCGGTCAGATCGCAGTGATGGGCGCGCAGGGCGCGGTCAACATCCTGCACCGCAACACCCTCAAGGCCGTCGAAGCCGAGGGTGGCGACGTCGAGGCCAAGCGTCAGGAACTGATCGACGAGTACGAGCAGACCCTCGCCAACCCGTACATCGCGGCAGAGCGCGGCTACATCGACACCGTTATCAACCCGCAGAACACCCGCCTGAACGTCACCCGGGCGCTGCGGGCGCTGAAGAACAAGCGACAGACTCTGCCGCCGAAGAAGCACGGAAACATCCCGCTGTGA
- a CDS encoding acyl-CoA carboxylase subunit epsilon: protein MSADENKPDELKVLFRVSSGNPTAEELAALTVILAAASAGGGEEPEPTPVGGWASPARRMRSIGTAGHGGWRAEFSPR, encoded by the coding sequence GTGAGCGCCGACGAGAACAAGCCGGACGAACTCAAGGTTCTGTTCCGCGTCTCCTCGGGCAACCCGACGGCCGAGGAACTCGCAGCGCTGACCGTCATCCTCGCCGCGGCGAGCGCTGGCGGAGGCGAGGAACCCGAGCCGACGCCCGTCGGTGGCTGGGCGAGCCCGGCCCGCCGGATGCGTTCGATCGGCACGGCCGGCCACGGCGGTTGGCGGGCGGAGTTCAGCCCCCGATGA
- a CDS encoding Maf family protein: MRFVLASASPARLATLQAAGIDPEVVVSGVDEDALLAQLGAASPAEQVIALAEAKAREVAGRLEGAVIVACDSMFEMDGEVRGKPADAEDATKRLKQMRGNHGTLHTGHHVIAGDRTVSAAASTEVHIGAMSDADIAAYVATGEPLRVAGSFTIDGLGGWFVERLEGDHTNVIGISLPLLRRMLCDVGIDISQHFTTTLS; encoded by the coding sequence ATGAGGTTCGTGCTCGCCTCGGCGTCGCCGGCGCGCCTGGCGACGTTACAGGCCGCCGGCATCGATCCCGAGGTAGTCGTCTCGGGCGTCGATGAGGACGCCCTGCTCGCGCAGTTGGGCGCAGCGTCACCTGCCGAGCAGGTCATCGCGCTCGCCGAGGCGAAAGCCCGCGAGGTCGCCGGACGCCTCGAGGGCGCCGTCATCGTCGCGTGTGACTCGATGTTCGAGATGGACGGCGAGGTGCGCGGTAAACCGGCGGACGCCGAAGACGCCACCAAGCGGCTGAAGCAGATGCGCGGCAATCACGGCACCTTGCACACCGGGCACCACGTCATTGCCGGGGACCGCACCGTGAGCGCGGCGGCGAGCACAGAGGTGCACATCGGCGCGATGAGCGATGCCGACATTGCGGCGTACGTCGCAACCGGCGAGCCACTGCGCGTGGCCGGTTCGTTCACCATCGACGGACTCGGCGGCTGGTTCGTCGAGCGCCTCGAGGGCGACCACACGAACGTGATCGGAATCAGCCTGCCGCTGCTGCGCCGGATGCTCTGTGACGTCGGCATTGACATCAGTCAGCACTTCACCACCACACTTTCCTAA
- a CDS encoding acetyl-CoA carboxylase biotin carboxylase subunit, which translates to MKKVLVANRGEIAVRVIRACKDAGIGSVAVYADPDRDAPFVRIADEAVALNGGTSAETYLVFDKIINAATQTGADAIHPGYGFLSENALFAKAVIDAGLTWIGPSPEAIEALGDKVTARHIATKAGAPLVPGTNDPVNGPDEVIAFAKEHGLPVAIKAAFGGGGRGLKVARTMEEIPELFHSAVREAESAFGRGECFVERFLDKPRHVESQVLADQHGNVIVVGTRDCSLQRRNQKLVEEAPAPYLTDEQRAEIHAASKRICKEAGYYGAGTCEFLVGQDGVISFLEVNTRLQVEHPVTEETAGFDLVREQFAIAEGKPLPYNEDPTPRGHSIEFRINGEDAGRNFLPAPGTVSTLVEPSGPGVRMDFGVEQGSVIGGQFDSMLGKLIVTGKDRTQALERSRRALAELQVEGIATVIPFHRAVVSDPAFIGTEDGFEVHTRWIETEWDNQVEPFTAPGEAAEEELPRQKVVVEVGGKRVEVSLPGDLSFGNGGAPKKKAAKRKVGGGSGSAASGDAVAAPMQGTIVKIAVEEGQSVEEGELVVVLEAMKMENPVAAHKSGVITGLTGATGDSVTQGAVICEIKDAE; encoded by the coding sequence ATTAAGAAGGTGCTTGTTGCCAACCGTGGCGAGATCGCGGTACGCGTCATTCGCGCGTGCAAGGACGCCGGTATCGGCTCCGTCGCGGTGTACGCCGACCCGGACCGCGATGCGCCGTTCGTGCGTATCGCCGACGAGGCCGTCGCGCTGAACGGTGGCACCTCCGCGGAAACGTACCTGGTCTTCGACAAGATCATCAACGCAGCCACGCAGACCGGCGCGGACGCGATCCACCCCGGGTACGGCTTCCTGTCCGAGAACGCGCTGTTCGCGAAGGCCGTCATCGACGCGGGCCTGACCTGGATCGGTCCGTCTCCCGAGGCGATCGAGGCGCTTGGCGACAAGGTCACCGCGCGGCATATCGCCACCAAGGCCGGTGCGCCGCTCGTACCGGGCACCAACGATCCGGTCAACGGCCCGGATGAGGTCATCGCATTCGCGAAGGAGCATGGCCTGCCCGTCGCGATCAAGGCTGCCTTCGGCGGCGGTGGGCGTGGCCTGAAGGTCGCGCGCACTATGGAGGAGATCCCGGAGCTGTTCCACTCCGCCGTACGCGAGGCCGAGTCCGCCTTCGGCCGCGGCGAGTGCTTCGTGGAGCGCTTCCTGGACAAGCCGCGACACGTGGAGTCCCAGGTGCTCGCCGACCAGCACGGCAATGTGATCGTCGTCGGCACCCGCGACTGCTCGCTGCAGCGCCGCAACCAGAAGTTGGTCGAGGAAGCTCCGGCTCCGTACCTGACCGATGAGCAGCGTGCCGAAATCCACGCCGCATCCAAGCGCATCTGCAAGGAGGCCGGTTACTACGGCGCGGGTACCTGCGAGTTCCTGGTTGGTCAGGACGGTGTCATCTCGTTCCTCGAGGTGAACACCCGCTTGCAGGTCGAACACCCCGTCACCGAGGAGACCGCCGGCTTCGATCTGGTCCGCGAACAGTTCGCGATTGCCGAGGGCAAGCCGCTGCCATACAACGAGGACCCGACCCCCCGCGGTCACTCGATCGAGTTCCGCATCAACGGTGAGGACGCCGGACGCAACTTCCTGCCGGCTCCCGGCACGGTCAGCACGCTCGTCGAGCCCTCGGGCCCGGGCGTGCGCATGGACTTCGGTGTCGAGCAGGGTTCGGTCATCGGCGGGCAGTTCGACTCGATGCTCGGCAAACTGATCGTCACCGGTAAGGACCGCACCCAGGCGCTGGAGCGTTCGCGCCGCGCGCTCGCCGAGTTGCAGGTCGAGGGCATCGCCACCGTCATCCCGTTCCACCGCGCCGTCGTCTCCGACCCGGCGTTCATCGGCACCGAGGACGGCTTCGAGGTACACACGCGCTGGATCGAGACCGAGTGGGACAACCAGGTCGAGCCGTTCACCGCACCCGGTGAGGCTGCCGAAGAGGAACTGCCACGGCAGAAGGTCGTCGTCGAGGTCGGCGGCAAGCGCGTCGAGGTGTCGCTGCCCGGCGATCTTTCGTTCGGTAACGGCGGCGCTCCGAAGAAGAAGGCCGCCAAGCGCAAGGTCGGCGGTGGCTCCGGCTCCGCTGCCTCCGGCGACGCCGTTGCGGCTCCGATGCAGGGCACGATCGTGAAGATCGCCGTGGAGGAGGGTCAGAGCGTCGAGGAAGGCGAGCTGGTCGTCGTCCTCGAGGCGATGAAGATGGAGAACCCGGTCGCCGCGCACAAGTCCGGCGTGATCACCGGCTTGACCGGCGCCACCGGCGACTCGGTCACGCAGGGCGCGGTGATCTGCGAAATCAAGGACGCCGAGTAG